TGCTGGGATCAATGGTATCCAGAAGCTGCTAGAATTACAGCTTTAAAAGGAGCAGAAGTTTTATTCTATCCAACAGCAATTGGATGGCATCCTAAAGAAAAAGAACAATATGGAGAAAATCAATATGGTGCTTGGATGAACGTTATGAAAGGACATGCAGTAGCAAATGGTGTTTTTGTAGCAGCAGCTAACCGAATTGGTTTAGAAAAATATCTTGAAGGAACAGAAGGAATTCAGTTCTGGGGAGCTTCTTTTATTGCAGGACCGCAAGGAGAAATTTTAGCTCAAGCTTCTCATGATAAAGAAGAAATTTTAATTGCTGAGGTTGATTTGGACTTGCAAGAAAACGTTCGTCAAAACTGGCCGTTCTTCAGAGACAGAAGAATTGATGCTTTTGGAGATATTACAAAAAGAGCAATCGATAAATAATCAATTTATCTAAATATAAAAAAAGGACAAAATGTGAATTTTGTCCTTTTTTTATGCAAGCTTAAGAGAAGCTAAATATTTATAGATTTCAATAAGACAAATGGAAAAGCTACAGAGGAGCGACATATATAAGTTTCCAAAGAGCATGTCACTCCGACGGAGCTTTATATTATAAACATTTGTTATTTGCTGTAATATTTAACTTCTTCGAGGCTTTATAATCAGTATTCAAAATTTAGGTTTTTAAACGCTGTTTTTATAAATAAAAAGGAGCCATTCAATTGAATAGCTCCTTTTCTTGTTTTTAGCTTTATATGTATTACTTCACTTGGAAAGTAACTCTTCTCACGATCTGACGTGCCTCTTTAGAATTTTTGTTAACAGAAGTATCTTCTCCGTTAGCAATTACATTCAATCTTGATGCGTCAATTCCTGCATTTACGGCTACTTTTTTAACAGCCTCAGCTCTTTTTCTAGATAATTCAGTGTTATAGTTTGAATTTCCGATTTCATCAGCATAACCAATAATATCAGCCGATTTTCCTGGATTGTTTTTCAAGTATTTCACTAAGAAATCTACACCTGATAAAGATGCGTTTGTTGGTTTAGACGAATTGAAATCGAAATAAACGTTTACATAACCACCGTTAATTAATTCTTCAACAGTATTGTTTGTAGCTGTTCCAGCGCCTTTCTTTTCGTAAGTTTTGTCTAAATAGCTTTCTAACTCATCTGGCACACCATTTTGATTCGTATCAATAGACTGTCCTTTTGTGTTAACAGCAACTCCTGCAATGCTATTTGGTTCTAAATCGTATAAATCAGCAACTCCATCTTTGTCTGTATCGATAAGACCAGTTTCGATTAAGTCCACTCTTTTTTCCAATTCACCAATTCTATCTTCTTCACCAACCCAGTCAGCATGTTTTTGATTTTTTCCTAAGTAGAACGTCAAACCAACAGAAGCGTTTAGTAAAACACCATCAAAAGAACCGGTTGAGGTGTTACCCATTCCGTCAAAGTTCCAATTTTGTCTTCCGTTTACAATTCCAGTAAGATCTCCTGTTAAAGCTACACGATCGCTTAATTTGATTTGTCCAGTTAAACCGGCAATTCCGTGAGCCATGTAGTCTTGTCCTCCAAATCCTGTTTCGGTACTAATTTGAGAAACTCCAAAACCACCATGCGCCAAAAGACCGATTGTATTTGTCCAAGTTTCAAAATTTAAAGCACGTCCCACGTTAATAACCCCTTGTAAACTTGCTCTAACGTAACGGCTTTCAAAGTCTGGCGTGTCTTTTTTCTCTTTAAATTGGTCGTAACCAACGTCTAATTTTACCCCAAATTTTGGATTAAACATATATCTCACACCTAAATCTCCGTGAAAAAAGTTCAATGATTCCGTAGTATAACCTGGAGTCATTGTTCTGGTTGGTTTGTTAACACCACCATTTAGTTCGATCGACCATTTGTTGTATTCTTGATCTACGTTAGGTTTGGTAGAAGTGGTAGCCATATTTTGAGCGCCTGCAGCAAATGATAGTAATAATAAGGATACTGATACTAATTTCTTTTTCATGATATCAAAAATTAAATTGTTTTTATTTTAAACTCATGAACAAAATTAAAAGTCGAATCTTAGAATGCGTTGTATATACCCTTACATAATTCCCATCTTTTGGCTTTTAATTATGTAAATACGTTAAAATAAGTACAATAGAAAGTATAAAAAAAGGACAAAATTCACATTTTGTCCTTTTGCTCTACTAAAAAAGTATTAATTATTTCAAATCAGGCTGATAAATTTTAACAGATCCATCTCCTTCACTACTTACTATCAATAAGCTTCTTTTTGTAGGACTCTTTGAAGCTGGAATGAATAATAAACCTTCTGGTGCGTCACCTGTTTTTACCGTTTGTAAATACTGTGGAGAAGTTGGATTTGAAGCATCATACACCATAAATGCATCAGATCTTTCTAAACCAACAAATAAAATGTTTTGAGTTCCCATTTTTGCTACAACTACAGCTTCTGGCTCAGAACCTTTGTCATCACTTCTTTTATCGTCGTATGTACCAATTTCATTAGTCTTTTTGTCAACATCATTTTTGCTGTCAAAAACGATTTTTCCAGTATTTCCATTCCAAATAGAGAATGATCTTCCTCCAAAACTTACCATTTCGTCTAAATCTCCGTCTCCGTCAATATCACCCATATCAGTAATAAGGTTTAGTCTTCCTAAGTTAGTGTCTAATTTTAAAGTAGCAGCATCTGGAAAAGCGGTTGCATCAAGCGTCATGCTTTTCATACGTTTTACATCAGTATAAGCGTTATATTCCCTTGCGTCACCCTCATTAGCAGTAACAAAATAAGGAATATTATTTACCGTATAATGGCTGATAGCATCTGGCATATAAAGCCCTTTTACTTTCCACGGATTAAAAGCAATTTTGTTATCGCTATCGCTTACATCAATTGCATTCTCAGCAGTATTGTAATCTTTTAAACCTAAAGGATAAATTGCTGTAATAGTTTTTGAAGTTAAATCGACTTTTGCAACGCCATTATTTTCTTGTAAAGTTACCCAAGCAGTTTTGGAATCATCAGAAATAGTAATATATTCTGGTTCGATATCTTGGGCGAAACTCTTAGCAAATTTTGAAACTCTAAATCCGTCTTTCTTTAATGCTTCTGCTTGACTCGCAAACGAGCTAAAATCTAAAGTTGTGACATTGTAAGTGCTAGTTTCAATAATAGAAATTGTTCCGTTTGGATCTTGAGAATAGTCGGTATTTGGTTCACCTTCATTAGCTGTCATGATGTATTTTCCATCTGGAGAAAAAGTAATCATATCTGGCAATGCACCAACGGTAACCTGTTTGATTAAACTATAATCGGAAGTGTTAAAAATAACCACTTTTCCGTTTCCTTGTTTGTTTACTGAAGATTCTAAAGCAACAGCCAATTTTCCGTCAAAAACAGAAACACTGTTTGCAGCTCCTTCGTAAGCAACTAAATCAATTTTTCCTATTTTAATTGGTTTTGTCGGGTCAGCGATATCAATAACATCAATTTGATTTACACCGCTATTATTTACAGTAAAAAGTCTTTTTGTTTTTTCGCAGTAAGCAGAGATTTCTGCGGCAGCTTCTCCGCCAATTGTAATAGAACCAATTTCTTTAAAAGTTCCAGGGTTTTCGTTTACAACAACTTCTGGTTCGTTGTTAGAATTTTCATCATTGTTACAGCTTGCTAATATAAAAAGAGCAGCTAATAATGAGATTGATAAATTTTTCATGTGTTAGTTTTTAGTTTTCGCAAAAGTAAATCTGGATGCTCTGTTAAATATTAAGGATGTATTATTTAATCTTTAACTTTATTTTTGCAGGATATTTTTTGTGAAATAACATACGATTGTGGTTTAGATGTTTTAAAATCCTAACGAATGCTTATCTTTGCACTTTCTAAATTAGAACGTATTTATGTCAACAAATAATAGAAGATTTCCAGCAGAATGGGAAAAACAACAAGGAATTGTATTGTGTTTTCCGCACAATGGTAACGATTGGCCAGGAAAGTACGAAGCGGTTCAATGGGCTTTTGTAGAGTTTATTAAAAAAGTTGCGACTTTTGAAACTGTTTTTTTAGTGGTTGCCGATGAAAAGCTAAAAGAAAAAGTAGCTGATATGCTTGAAAGAGCAAATGTAAACCTTAAAAACGTTTCTTATATTATTCACAAAACCAATAGAAGCTGGATGCGTGACTCAGGACCAATTATCGTAAAAAATGGTTCAAAAAGAGAAGCATTGAATTTTAATTTTAACGGCTGGGCAAAATATAAAAACTATCAGTTGGATAAATTTGTTCCTGGTAAAGTAGCAGATTTTATTGATGTTCCGTTAACTCAGGTGATGTACAAAGGAAAACCTGTAATTGTTGAAGGAGGAGCAATTGATGTAAACGGAAAAGGAACTTTACTAACTTCTGAAGAGTGTCTAATGCACCCAACAATTCAGGTGAGAAATCCTGGCTTTACTAAAGAAGATTACGAAGCCGTTTTTAAAGAATATCTTGGAGTAACCAATGTAATTTGGTTAGGAGACGGAATTGAAGGTGACGACACACACGGTCATATTGACGATTTATGCCGATTTGTAAATGAAGATACAATTGTCACG
The Flavobacterium humidisoli DNA segment above includes these coding regions:
- a CDS encoding OmpA family protein, producing the protein MKKKLVSVSLLLLSFAAGAQNMATTSTKPNVDQEYNKWSIELNGGVNKPTRTMTPGYTTESLNFFHGDLGVRYMFNPKFGVKLDVGYDQFKEKKDTPDFESRYVRASLQGVINVGRALNFETWTNTIGLLAHGGFGVSQISTETGFGGQDYMAHGIAGLTGQIKLSDRVALTGDLTGIVNGRQNWNFDGMGNTSTGSFDGVLLNASVGLTFYLGKNQKHADWVGEEDRIGELEKRVDLIETGLIDTDKDGVADLYDLEPNSIAGVAVNTKGQSIDTNQNGVPDELESYLDKTYEKKGAGTATNNTVEELINGGYVNVYFDFNSSKPTNASLSGVDFLVKYLKNNPGKSADIIGYADEIGNSNYNTELSRKRAEAVKKVAVNAGIDASRLNVIANGEDTSVNKNSKEARQIVRRVTFQVK
- a CDS encoding choice-of-anchor I family protein, giving the protein MKNLSISLLAALFILASCNNDENSNNEPEVVVNENPGTFKEIGSITIGGEAAAEISAYCEKTKRLFTVNNSGVNQIDVIDIADPTKPIKIGKIDLVAYEGAANSVSVFDGKLAVALESSVNKQGNGKVVIFNTSDYSLIKQVTVGALPDMITFSPDGKYIMTANEGEPNTDYSQDPNGTISIIETSTYNVTTLDFSSFASQAEALKKDGFRVSKFAKSFAQDIEPEYITISDDSKTAWVTLQENNGVAKVDLTSKTITAIYPLGLKDYNTAENAIDVSDSDNKIAFNPWKVKGLYMPDAISHYTVNNIPYFVTANEGDAREYNAYTDVKRMKSMTLDATAFPDAATLKLDTNLGRLNLITDMGDIDGDGDLDEMVSFGGRSFSIWNGNTGKIVFDSKNDVDKKTNEIGTYDDKRSDDKGSEPEAVVVAKMGTQNILFVGLERSDAFMVYDASNPTSPQYLQTVKTGDAPEGLLFIPASKSPTKRSLLIVSSEGDGSVKIYQPDLK
- a CDS encoding agmatine deiminase family protein produces the protein MSTNNRRFPAEWEKQQGIVLCFPHNGNDWPGKYEAVQWAFVEFIKKVATFETVFLVVADEKLKEKVADMLERANVNLKNVSYIIHKTNRSWMRDSGPIIVKNGSKREALNFNFNGWAKYKNYQLDKFVPGKVADFIDVPLTQVMYKGKPVIVEGGAIDVNGKGTLLTSEECLMHPTIQVRNPGFTKEDYEAVFKEYLGVTNVIWLGDGIEGDDTHGHIDDLCRFVNEDTIVTIVETDKNDANYKPLQDNLKRLQNAKLENGKAPVIVALPMPKRVDFEDLRLPASYANFLILNNCVLVPTFNDSNDRIALNILAECFPDREVIGISCIDFIWGFGTLHCLSQQIPA